Proteins from one Ricinus communis isolate WT05 ecotype wild-type chromosome 9, ASM1957865v1, whole genome shotgun sequence genomic window:
- the LOC8289732 gene encoding 30S ribosomal protein S20, chloroplastic yields MAAAAVLSSCFSVPTKLKSLSLTTTSSSTITYPALRSLSFSSAISHDVFNKGCLSMSIVKRPIGHSIVCEAAPKKRADSAAKRARQAEKRRIYHKAHKSEVRTRMKKVLEALDDLRKKSDAQAEEVLPIEKLIAEAYSVIDKAVKVGTLHRNTGARRKSRLARRKKAVEIHHGWYTPAPAEATAV; encoded by the exons atGGCAGCAGCTGCTGTTTTATCTTCATGCTTTTCAGTTCCTACAAAACTCAAGAGCCTTTCCCTCACGaccacttcttcttctactatTACTTACCCAGCTCTGAGGTCTCTCAGTTTCTCCTCTGCCATTTCTCATGACGTCTTCAATAAAG ggTGTTTGTCAATGAGCATAGTTAAAAGGCCAATTGGGCATTCAATTGTCTGTGAGGCTGCTCCGAAGAAAAGAGCCGATTCTGCTGCTAAGAGAGCTCGCCAAGCTGAGAAAAGACGGATTTACCACAAAGCCCACAAGTCCGAAGTTAGAACCCGCATGAAGAAG GTCTTGGAAGCATTGGATGATCTGAGAAAAAAATCTGATGCGCAAGCAGAGGAGGTCCTTCCTATTGAGAAGCTTATTGCAGAGGCCTACTCGGTCATTGACAAGGCAGTAAAAGTGGGGACATTGCATAGAAACACTGGAGCACGCAGAAAGTCACGACTTGCTCGGAGAAAAAAAGCTGTGGAGATTCACCATGGCTGGTATACCCCTGCTCCTGCAGAAGCAACTGCTGTTTAG